In Polynucleobacter sp. TUM22923, one genomic interval encodes:
- the def gene encoding peptide deformylase gives MALLTVICYPDPRLYKLAKPVAQVDARIKKIVIDMAQTMYDAPGVGLAATQVDIHEQIIVIDVSDNQNELMVFINPELVWASPEKKSWREGCLSVPEYYDDVDRPAVVRVKALDEHGKEFEVEADGLLAVCLQHEMDHLKGKVFVEYLSMLKRNRISLKMKKRAKERIENS, from the coding sequence ATGGCCCTATTAACTGTTATTTGTTACCCAGACCCACGCTTGTACAAGCTTGCTAAACCTGTAGCGCAGGTTGACGCACGCATTAAAAAAATTGTGATTGATATGGCTCAGACGATGTATGACGCGCCCGGTGTTGGTCTTGCTGCTACACAGGTGGACATTCATGAGCAGATTATTGTTATTGACGTATCAGATAACCAAAATGAGTTGATGGTGTTCATCAACCCAGAATTAGTTTGGGCAAGCCCGGAAAAAAAATCTTGGCGCGAAGGATGTCTGTCGGTGCCGGAGTATTACGATGATGTGGATAGGCCCGCAGTTGTTCGAGTCAAGGCGCTAGATGAGCATGGAAAAGAGTTTGAAGTAGAGGCAGACGGCTTATTGGCGGTTTGCTTGCAACACGAGATGGATCATCTCAAGGGAAAAGTATTTGTTGAGTATCTTTCTATGCTGAAGCGCAATCGTATTTCACTCAAAATGAAAAAGCGCGCAAAAGAACGTATTGAAAATTCTTGA
- the dprA gene encoding DNA-processing protein DprA has protein sequence MHQANNPQIISIERNSPRYPVRLLDLSDPPDTLYLSGEVFCLNAPMIAIVGSRKPTAQGIKNAIDFSQALSKAGFLVISGMARGIDGAAHSAALGLGMGHPTVAVCGTGLDSVYPPEHHTLAKSIRRQGLLISELAPGIGPKPYHFPRRNRIIAALSLGVVVVEAAERSGSLITARLACELGREVFAIPGSIHSPLSRGCHQLIQQGAKLVQNPEDVLVDLQIYSKNLFKNA, from the coding sequence ATGCATCAAGCAAATAACCCTCAAATCATCTCGATTGAACGAAATAGCCCCCGATATCCAGTCCGGCTTCTTGATCTCAGCGACCCTCCGGATACGCTCTACTTATCTGGCGAGGTGTTCTGCCTCAATGCCCCAATGATCGCCATTGTCGGCTCGCGCAAACCTACTGCACAGGGCATTAAAAATGCGATTGACTTCTCTCAAGCCCTATCTAAAGCTGGATTTTTAGTTATCTCCGGCATGGCTCGCGGCATTGATGGTGCAGCCCATTCGGCCGCGCTTGGGCTTGGCATGGGTCACCCTACCGTAGCAGTTTGTGGAACGGGTTTAGATAGTGTGTATCCACCAGAGCACCATACCCTGGCCAAGTCTATCCGCCGGCAAGGTCTGCTGATATCAGAACTGGCGCCTGGAATCGGCCCAAAGCCCTATCATTTCCCCCGCCGCAATCGCATCATCGCCGCCTTATCGTTGGGGGTCGTAGTGGTAGAAGCTGCAGAGCGGTCCGGATCGCTCATCACCGCTAGATTGGCATGCGAGCTAGGAAGAGAGGTGTTTGCCATCCCGGGATCAATCCATAGCCCATTATCTAGGGGGTGCCATCAGTTAATTCAACAAGGGGCTAAATTGGTTCAAAATCCCGAAGATGTCCTGGTGGACTTGCAAATATATTCAAAAAACCTGTTTAAGAACGCTTAG